In Xiphophorus hellerii strain 12219 chromosome 4, Xiphophorus_hellerii-4.1, whole genome shotgun sequence, a single genomic region encodes these proteins:
- the LOC116718771 gene encoding trypsin-like: MALLKVLLLLGLGVSVNSDVSLQKRIIGGQNCDDGERLYHVRVESGNGTHMSRCVGSLIHPQWILTAARCWQFGSGWTIVAVLKVHPRTATQQRQMIRQAPVIYAHDGRHHDLMLLKLETAVRDIPFARIPDCNNRLKKGYVVQLAGEGATTTGPNNEQLPPNAPIPAHLQCVDMKVSQVSRSLQTHGHKFLASAPSKDVCYGDVGGAAMYNGMIYGVISFGGTDACQRPTAILDVCEYLWWIKHTTGLK, translated from the exons atggctctgctgaaggttctgctgctgctggggctgg gtgtttcagtgaactcagatgtttctctgcagaagagAATCATTGGAGGTCAAAACTGTGATGACGGCGAGCGTCTTTATCATGTTCGGGTGGAGAGCGGCAATGGTACTCATATGAGTCGCTGTGTAGGATCTCTGATCCACCCTCAGTGGATCCTGACTGCAGCTCGCTGCTGGCAGTTTGGGTCAGGATG GACTATCGTAGCAGTGTTAAAAGTTCATCCACGGACTGCTACTCAGCAGAGACAGATGATCCGACAAGCTCCTGTGATTTATGCTCACGATGGTCGGCACCATGACCTCATGTTGCTGAAGCTTGAGACAGCAGTAAGAGATATCCCATTTGCTCGGATACCAGACTGCAACAATCGTCTTAAAAA AGGCTATGTTGTTCAGCTGGCAGGAGAGGGCGCAACGACAACCGGCCCCAACAATGAGCAAT TGCCCCCCAATGCTCCTATTCCAGCACATCTTCAGTGTGTCGACATGAAAGTTAGTCAGGTTTCCAGATCGTTGCAGACACATGGGCATAAATTTCTTGCTTCCGCACCGAGCAAGGATGTATGCTAT GGCGACGTTGGTGGAGCAGCGATGTACAACGGCATGATTTATGGTGTGATTTCCTTTGGAGGAACAGATGCTTGTCAGAGACCAACTGCAATCTTGGATGTGTGTGAATATCTGTGGTGGATAAAACATACAACTGggcttaaataa
- the LOC116718760 gene encoding trypsin-like — protein sequence MALLKVLLLLGLGVSVNSDVSLQKRIIGGYDCHHTERLYHVRLESKNGTHMKRCGGSLIHPQWILTVARCWKSQPGWTNRAMVKVHPRTVIHYIQVIQQAPVIYTDNNQHHDIMLLKLQTPVTDVPLAQLPDCSYRLQKGDVVQLAGEGATTAGPNNERLPAAPIPPQLQCVDMRVIQFSGFIPTYGHVFYASAANKDICRCDTGGAVVHSTMIYGLISVGQPDYACQRPTAALDLCEYLGWIKQTTGIQ from the exons ATGGCtctgctgaaggttctgctgctgctgggactGG gtgtttcagtgaactcagatgtttctctgcagaagagAATCATTGGAGGTTATGACTGTCATCACACGGAGCGTCTTTATCATGTTCGGCTGGAGAGCAAGAATGGTACTCATATGAAGCGATGTGGAGGATCTCTGATCCATCCTCAGTGGATCCTGACTGTAGCTCGCTGCTGGAAGTCACAGCCAGGATG GACTAACAGAGCAATGGTAAAAGTTCATCCACGAACTGTTATACATTACATTCAGGTAATCCAACAAGCTCCTGTGATTTATACTGACAACAACCAGCACCATGACATCATGTTGCTGAAGCTTCAGACACCAGTAACAGATGTTCCACTTGCTCAGCTTCCAGACTGCAGTTATCGTCTTCAAAA AGGCGATGTTGTTCAGCTGGCAGGAGAGGGAGCAACAACAGCCGGCCCCAATAATGAGCGAT TACCTGCAGCTCCTATTCCACCACAACTTCAGTGTGTCGACATGAGAGTTATTCAGTTTTCCGGCTTCATCCCAACATATGGGCATGTATTCTATGCTTCAGCAGCAAACAAGGATATATGTCGT TGCGACACTGGTGGAGCAGTGGTGCACAGCACCATGATTTACGGTTTGATATCTGTTGGTCAACCTGATTACGCATGTCAGAGACCAACTGCAGCCCTGGATCTGTGTGAATATCTGGGGTGGATAAAGCAAACAACTGGgattcaataa
- the LOC116718769 gene encoding trypsin-like, whose product MALLKVLLLLGLGASVNSDVSLQKRIIGGQNCHDTERLYHVRLESSKGDNNYRCGGSLIHPEWILTASHCWQFGPGWHNIVMLKVHPRTAGQQNQVIRDNPVIYTDNGRQQGIILLKLQTPVTDVPLARLPDCRRRLKAGDVVQLAGEAATTTGHNNERLRNPAIPTHLQCVDMEVVRVSQVHQAHGHVFYAEAPNKDVCYGDSGGAVVYNDMIYGVISFGGPDYACQKPAINMDVCEYLWWIKQTIGLK is encoded by the exons atggctctgctgaaggttctgctgctgctggggctgg gtgcTTCAGTGAactcagatgtttctctgcagaagagAATCATTGGAGGTCAAAACTGTCATGACACGGAGCGTCTTTATCATGTTCGACTGGAGAGCAGCAAGGGTGATAATAATTACCGCTGTGGAGGATCTCTGATCCACCCTGAGTGGATCCTGACTGCATCTCACTGCTGGCAGTTTGGGCCAGGATG GCATAACATAGTAATGTTAAAAGTTCATCCACGGACTGCTGGGCAGCAGAATCAGGTAATCCGAGACAATCCTGTGATTTATACTGACAATGGCCGGCAGCAGGGCATCATATTGCTGAAGCTTCAGACACCAGTAACAGATGTCCCACTTGCTCGGCTACCAGACTGCAGGCGTCGTCTTAAAGC AGGCGATGTTGTTCAGCTGGCAGGAGAGGCAGCAACGACAACCGGCCACAATAATGAGCGAT TAAGAAATCCTGCTATTCCAACACATCTTCAGTGTGTCGACATGGAAGTTGTTCGGGTTTCCCAAGTCCATCAGGCACATGGCCATGTATTCTATGCTGAAGCACCAAACAAGGATGTATGCTAT GGAGATTCTGGTGGAGCAGTGGTGTACAACGACATGATTTATGGTGTGATCTCTTTTGGTGGACCAGACTACGCATGTCAGAAACCAGCTATCAACATGGATGTGTGTGAATACCTGTGGtggataaaacaaacaattgggcttaaataa
- the LOC116718763 gene encoding trypsin-like produces the protein MALLKVLLLLGLGVSVNSDVSLEKRIIGGRNCRDRERLYHVRLENIKGNIKDRCGGSLIHHQWILTAADCWKAEPGWTNIAVLKVHPRTAGQQNHVIRQAPVIYGQRHDIMLLKLETPVTDVPLARLPDCNNRLKVDDVVQLAGEGATTTGPNNERLRNPSIPTHLQCVDMEAVRVSQVHQAHGHVFYAEAPNKDVCYGDSGGAVVYNDMIYGVISFGGPDYACQKPAIIMDVCEYLWWIKQTIGLQ, from the exons ATGGCtctgctgaaggttctgctgctcCTGGGGCTGG gtgtttCAGTGAACTCAGATGTTTCTCTGGAAAAGAGAATCATTGGAGGTCGAAACTGTCGTGACAGAGAGCGTCTTTATCATGTTCGGCTGGAGAACATCAAGGGTAATATAAAGGACCGCTGTGGAGGTTCTCTGATCCACCATCAATGGATCCTGACTGCAGCTGACTGCTGGAAGGCTGAGCCAGGATG GACTAACATAGCAGTGTTAAAAGTTCATCCACGGACTGCTGGGCAGCAGAATCATGTAATCCGACAAGCTCCTGTGATTTACGGCCAGCGGCATGACATCATGTTGCTGAAGCTTGAGACACCAGTAACAGATGTCCCACTTGCTCGGCTACCGGACTGCAACAATCGACTTAAAGT AGACGATGTTGTTCAGCTGGCAGGAGAGGGAGCAACAACAACCGGCCCCAATAATGAGCGAT TAAGAAATCCTTCTATTCCAACACATCTTCAGTGTGTTGACATGGAAGCTGTTCGGGTTTCCCAAGTCCATCAGGCACATGGCCATGTATTCTATGCCGAAGCACCAAACAAGGATGTATGCTAT GGAGATTCTGGTGGAGCAGTGGTGTACAACGACATGATTTATGGTGTGATCTCTTTTGGGGGACCAGACTACGCATGTCAGAAACCAGCTATCATCATGGATGTGTGTGAATACCTGTGGtggataaaacaaacaattgggcttcaataa